The following proteins are co-located in the Myxocyprinus asiaticus isolate MX2 ecotype Aquarium Trade chromosome 18, UBuf_Myxa_2, whole genome shotgun sequence genome:
- the LOC127455981 gene encoding calretinin-like — protein sequence MANKGQQPPYLHLAELTASQFLDIWKHFDADGNGYIEGKELENFFSQLEIARRGAGVDPSNAAFKDKMTEFMQKFDQNKDGRIEMSELAQILPTEENFLLCFRQFVGSSTEFMAAWRKYDTDRSGFIEANELKGFLSDLLKKANRHYDDQKLMEYTQTILKMFDLNGDGKLGLSEMARLLPVQENFLLKFQGVRLTTDQFNAIFTYYDKDGNGYIDEQELDALLRDLYEKNNKEVDTKSLTGYKQSIMALSDGGKLYRTELEIVLCREPML from the exons ATGGCAAACAAAGGACAACAGCCTCCGTACCTTCACCTGGCAGAGCTGACCGCATCCCAGTTCTTGGATATCTGGAAACATTTTGATGCAGACG GAAATGGCTACATTGAAGGTAAGGAGCTTGAGAACTTCTTTAGTCAGCTGGAGATTGCACGGAGAGGAGCAGGTGTG GACCCCTCAAATGCTGCCTTTAAAGATAAGATGACAGAGTTCATGCAGAAATTCGACCAGAACAAAGACGGACGAATTGAGATGTCAGAG TTGGCTCAGATCTTGCCCACAGAAGAGAACTTCCTCCTCTGCTTCAGACAGTTTGTGGGATCCAGCACTGAATTCATGGCA GCCTGGCGGAAGTATGACACAGACCGCAGTGGCTTCATTGAGGCTAATGAACTAAAG GGCTTTCTCTCTGACTTGCTGAAAAAGGCAAACAGACACTATGACGATCAGAAATTGATggaatacacacaaacaata CTCAAGATGTTTGATCTGAATGGCGACGGGAAACTGGGTCTGTCAGAAATGGCCAG acTTCTACCTGTTCAGGAAAATTTCTTGTTGAAGTTTCAG GGTGTCAGGCTGACTACTGACCAATTCAACGCCATCTTTACATACTATGACAAG GATGGAAATGGCTATATTGATGAGCAGGAGCTGGATGCTCTCCTGAGAGACCTCTATGAGAAGAACAATAAG GAGGTGGATACTAAGAGCTTGACTGGTTATAAGCAAAGCATCATGGCACTGTCAGACGGGGGGAAACTGTACCGCACAGAGCTGGAGATTGTTCTTTGTCGGGAGCCCATGCTGTGA